The window CTACTTCTTCTAATATGAAAAGAAGTCGAGCTAATATTGCCaatcaaagattttttttttacccttgaACTGGAATTTTGTATAAAGCTGGCTACTGTTAGGAGGCATTTCACAGAGTATTGACTACATTGAAATGCTTGTAGACATCTCCAGGCAATAGCACCACTAAAATATAGGTTATGTGCATTAATGCGCTCACATATTATCTTAGACATTCATAGTGTGCAACAGCACCTTCAAAAAGACACCAAAGTAAATAGTGGagacaaataaatacaattcttgattttttttctaaggaaaacaggttttttttgcTAATGCATAATCAAACACAAACTAACTGCAAGCTCAAAATACTACAGATTCTGACCTATTTTGACAGAGTTGGTTGTTTTTTCTGATATCATACAGTACATTCATACTGTTAAGATGTGAGTATTGGTTAGATATGAAGTATTCAGTTCTCAGAAGATTTGAATCAGtttatgtttctgtagaatgtaAACTGCTAACTTAGGTAGCTATGTGTAACAGATTTAAAGGGCAGTTTCACCATGTGTCCATAATGTCATCAATGTGCTCTCACAGCACTAGAGATGGAGTCTTATAACATTCCACAGAGTGAATTTACTGACTATCAAGACACTAACATGCCATAGTTGAACACCACTAGAGCCTACAGGGCTCAGACTTGAAAGCTATTTTAAGCCAATAAGGGTAACAAAGATACCAAGACTATCTCAGTAGTATCTACCTGCATCGACACAGACCAATGATGTGAAGCCCCAGGCATGGTGGAAGAAGCACTGGCAAATTGGGCGTATTTAAATTGCTGATAAATTGCTAGATATCttcttcaaaataaaaagtttcAAGGTCAGGGTTACTGGTAAGGCTAGCTACTTCCACAATCACATCAGCTAGTATTGctcctttcaaaataaaagggGTTAAAGTTAGAGTTAGCTACATCCTCAACCATGTTAGCTAGTTAGGAAGCTAACAGACACTAAAAGAGTGACTTTAAACATCATTATGTACAAACAGCTCAACCAACATTTTATTGTCACTAACAAGCTTTAGCCAAACAATGTTAGTTTTCTCCCTTTACTTTAGTTAACTGGCTAACCTCTGCCCAAGATAGGGCTTCTTCCACTCAAGCCCAGCCTGGGGCTTGCTCTGCAGGCCTGCCTTCCCACGTtatcctgaaaaagacatctaATTGTCAACTTTACTTCAGGAATGTATTTTTTCATCATAATGGTTTTGTCTGTATAATAGCTTAAAATACAATCTCAATGCgctacattttaaacatacatAGTACATTCAGTGCAAAGCTTGGTTGGCTCCCTAAACCTCATAACCGTCTGACCTGCTGCGCTGGAGCCAGCCCTGATGACCCAGTCTCTCCCCAGACACTCTAGATGCTTCCCAGCCAGAATGACACTCGTGTGCCTGCTCTTCATCATGGACCAGCTGCTCTCCTGTAGACCTGGTACACCAGAGCAAGTaaactttgtgtttgtttaagaATAAGATGGGGATGAATCAATCAAATGCTTTGGAACATTTGTTTGTataaacaaatatacacacaatacaacgacacacacacacaaaaaaaaattacctaACATGATTATTCTCCATTCAATACTACATattcaaaatggcaaaaattccTCTAAACCCCATGAAAATACACATGCAGTCAATGCAAATGTTACTAAGAGACCATGACTTATAAACTACGGTGATACGATCCTCTACTAGCCCTGAGTGAACccaataaataagtaataatgTCTGCTACAAGGCATTTAAGGCAAATCAGGCCATGATTTACAGTCAACCGATTTCAGTCTATGAGGCGCATACTGGACAAAACCAAAGAACCCATATTTCAAGGtcaatatgaaaatgaaaagaaaatctgcTTAATACCTGCTTTTGGTTATTCTTTGGGGACCAATATCAGCTGAAGGAGGGCCCTAGATGGAGCAACAGAAAATAAGAACTCAAGCTTTTCTTTACAGCCAATACTGTTACTGTGAAGCATGCTCTGTATACCGTATTCCACTGTGACAGTGAAAGCTGTGACATACAGGGTGAGCCGTGCAGTAGTGCTGGTGCGGAGTGCTCTGGTAGTACTCAAGCAGTCTTTCAGCCAGAGCGATGCGTCGCAGGAGGCTCTCGATGAACCGTCGCAAACGCACTTTCCCACACATTTCATGTTGTGCTGCTGCTTCCAGAAATTTCTGGATAGTGATCACTTCCCTAGAACCAGTTAAAAATAACTGCTCATTTACTTCAAAAAGattacattacaaaatattacagtatataaTTACTTTCAATAAATCAGCTGAGAGTTCTCATCAGCTCAAAATGCTAAAAGATGTTTTAGCCTAGATTTACAAACTCCTGAAGATTGAAAGAATCCTGGAGATTGAGAGATGTCTGGGTGCATGTCTCAggttttgtttattctttttatgTGTTGCATGTGACCTAAAATTTGTAAAGTATTTCAGCTTCGGGTTTAAAATCTCCGGCAACATCTTTCTCTGCCAAATTTCATTTGGCTGGGATGTAAATGTTTAGAAGTGACCACAGAAGGCTAATTTTGTTCTCACAAGGTCCACAAAAAGGGAAAAGATGAAAACTTTTCAAATGTGAGTAAAATaaggtgaaaaaaaatgtaaaatgacttGGTAGATTATTCAACAATTGTCAGGCTCTGCATGCATTtgtgaatttattttaatgcattctGGCATAATTACATATTCCTGTGTCCTTGTccgtaaaaaaaattatattgctTTTCAGAATAATGGAAAATATGTCGTAGGGTTCTATACTACCAAAAAGCgctattttattgttataatgtcaagcttgtaatgacagaaaaactgttttggtgagatatagaaccattttcaaaaaggttctgtttagaaccatacacaacacattctccatcaatctgaagaaatatTTCACCATGTCTTTAATAAGGGACTCTTGAAGAATcattgtttttaagtgtgtatatttGTTGTGTAAAGTATTGTATGTCTGTGACGTCTGTGCTGTCAGTAGAACTGTGCTGCattatctgtctgtcttattCCTGCTGTGGATTATTCATTAGGCCATACTTACTGTTTTCTGCGCTCCAGCTCATGTTCAGACATGCTAAGCTGCTGCTTCAGTGTGGCGATGACCATGACAGCAGCGTCCACCTGCCTACTAAGTGCCCGTTCGCGCTCTAGCACTTCCTGCCGCTCCTGAGCCAAGTGGTGCGAGTGAGCTCGttcacacagcagtgctgtgtccgTCTGTGCCAGTTCGGAACTGAGCCGCAACAGCCGCCGTTCCATGCTACTATTGGCTGTCCTCATCATGCCCTCCAGTCTCTGCCCCACCGAGGCCACCGGTGCAGAGAGGAGCTCAGTGCCAACAGGCGTCTCCCCACAAGCCGCACTCTTTTCTGGAGACAGAGGTCCCTCTTGACACTGTTCAGGTGGAGGGGGGTCAGAGCTGAATGGGAGTTTGTGCTCCCCCCTCCCAAGAGAGTGAGTGTCGGTGCCTGCATCTTTTGTTGTCTGGGTCTTGGCGATGGCCCGCTTGCCGTCCTCTGCACAGTCAGGGTATGAGTGGCCCCTGCTGTTTGGAAGGCTGAGGTCATGCCTGGGATGTGTGTGGTATGTGTGGCTGTACTCCAGGTGGGCCCTCAGCGCAGCTAGACTGTGGAAGCGCTCATGCTCTCCGCACCGAGGGCAACGAAATGGGAGCTGAGACGGTGCCCCTGCACCACAGGCCAGGCCATTCTCCACAAATAGGGTCGTGTTTCGGGTGCACAACTTCTGCTGCATGTCAGAAATAATCTGATaacataacatcacagctgctTAGTATCAAATCTTAAGAATTTGGTTACATCTTATAAAACCTTTCCCATGAACCAAatctttcaaaatgtctgcagaattcaatcattgagatgtgaATAAAAGCATTAAGACTGTCTTGACATGAAACGATGCAAGGAAACAGTTTGGGTTTGTATACAGTGATGGtcctgatgtctacaacacaaatatagccatttcatttgctatccaaaatgtgccataattatAATTGtggtaaagcaaaaaaaagttgtttcaATTTGGATAACATGGATAAAAACAGcttcattttataatattttctctaaactgtcataaaacgtctgagacatcaggcagcattctcataataattatgtaataactttctgtgaggtagcttttagaggtattaaaccTATCACCCCATTGCAAACTGTTAACTGAGAGCGCTACATTTCAAACTCTGACTGACTTTCttaaatcttaatcttaaagatTTACTTATTATGAATTTTTGGTTTCCCCTTTAAATGTCAGCAAAGTCTTGTCATTAGTTTCTCTAGAGTGAAGTATTTCAAACTCTTCTGGCTTCTTAAAATCTCAGCAACTGAAAAATTAGTCAAATACCCCATTAAATGTTGTCATTGTCATCACAGCTGGCCAAATGCTCCCTTAGGCATTGAGTATAAACGCATTAAGGTAATAGCATATGCTCTCTGAGGGACTGGTTTCTATGAAATCCCGCAAACTGTAATTGTTAATTCACAAGCAGGAAAATCCTATTGCATTAGCTATAGCCTGGATAGCTGGATTTAGGTGGAACAGCAACCACAGTCTGCCAGCCAGCTCTAACAGGTTCTGACTACAATTCACATGCTGATTTAATAACACTGAACCTGATTCATTTTAGAAACATGAAGCATTTTAGAAAGCCTCGTTAACTCATAGCCGTATCGAATGAATAAGGTTACAGTTTTGACACATCGACATTTTAAACCAGATTACAAACCCACACGACCTCAGTATTCCGTATGACGTAGATTACACAACTCAGATTCAATTAGCCCAGCTTTGTGCTGTTTGAGCGCTAGATACTGATCTCCAATAGCCAATCTATCAGTATGCCGATATGAATGTCATTATCAGTCGGAACTAAGGTTAGCTCGGCTGGCTTAGGGAAAAGGAGAAGAGCTCGTAATGGAATAAGCCTTCTTCTTCTGGAGGCGTTCACTTGTTACTGCTAGATGTCAGACCGAGTCGTGCAGCCAGACTAATAGAGACATTTCTCTAATGCCAGTTGTAAGTTACCTCCGTAAAAGCTGTTTCTGCGCTGATAACGTAGAAGGCTCGGCTCGAAGTAATCGGCTACGCCTTTGATCGGGGCACCTCTCTTCAAATGATCATTCGGACCTCTTCGACAGGTAGCTGGTTGCTGGCTGCGCTTCTCGGTTTTTTGCTCAGCGCACGTCTTGTCACCTGACGGTGAGATAGCTAACAACTCGACATGTGATGAACACATCTAACCTGCTGTAAGAACAGCAACATAAATGGCACAGACATCTTTGCTGAGATACCGAACGGCGCCCTCCATTAAAAATGACCTCGGATATAGATACGACAGCAGCCCCCTGTCACTAGCCGCAGTCATAAGTGTCAGTGCCCCAGTTAACTACAGAGATTTGATAGGAATTACTGAAAATTCATTAGGATGCAGAGTGCGACAGACAATCGGGTCGATCCATTCGGGCACAGACGGGAGAGTTCAAACAAAAAAACGTCGTGGATACAAAAATTTTATACAGCAAAGACTACAACACACCAATGCGAATTActgaattaaaaacaacaataataagtAAATGTGATTATATATACTCAGTAGCTTCAGTGACATTCAGTCAGCTTCAGTCTCCACTCGCCCATTTCAAAATTTGAAAGTGGTACGATCCTGTGGTTGTTTAGGCAACGGTGAGGTTTGAAGGCAGACTATTGGCTGAAGCTCAGCCACGGAGCGCGTCGGTTTGTTGTCCTAGAGGGGCCTGTCTCTCCGGGAAGGAGCCAATATGGAACTGCCGCGGGACGGACGATTTTTTAGGCGAAATGTTGGGGCGAGGTCCACTGTGTCGTCGTGTTCGTCTTTCGCCATGGAGgttaagagaaagaaaataagagaaagcaCATTGTTTTTACAAAACGAGGTATGTTTGTGCTGCTCGTATCAGAATGATTCACAATGTTGTGGAAGTGATTTAGCCTCAGGTTAACGTTACGCTACATTGTTCACGGACTGGTAAGCTAACCAGAAGCATCTTttagttcttctgttgttaatCAAGTCAACTTATGTAGCTaatgttaataaaattaatatgaGTAGCCACGTGAATTAGTCCGTAGAATGTGACtacctaaacaaaacaaaaaagtcaatTTATGCCGTGTGCTTTTCGAAGCCAAAAATCACTGTAGGACAACGAAAGGTTTATAGGATGTGCTTAATCAGAATTGAAAACTATTCAGAAGTTGTGGTCCCACCTTAAAACTAACTACCTGACGTATGTTCCACCCTAGCCCCAGATTTGTCTCAATGTCATTCTCACTTCTGGGACTAGTTCTACATTTGCTTGACCACCTAACACTTCATTCAATATCCTTTTCAGGCGACTGCAAGAGGAATGAGAGGCATGAAACGGTGCACAAGCCTGAATGACACTGAGCAGATAATAGAGGACATGAATTTGTTGTATATACGACAAATTTCTAAGAAATTACAGGTAGCCAAAGACCAAACTATATGTCTAAAAGGGTGTGTGGTGATGTCTCTctatccttttttttaaatctagttTTTCAATTTGTGTTATTAAAATACACGTTTTGACTTCCTgcactatttaaatgtaatttcattCTGAAATGTTGCCACACAACTCTTTAAGACTGGTTTGCTGATTGGAGAGTTCCATTGTTTAGGTCGTCATGTGTCTTTCTTCACCAGTTTCTTCCTACTCCACCTACTTGCATAAAAGCCCCCTTTCATTCTTGTCTCGGTGCACTATTTCAGCCTGCCATATGGCCACTGCTCATTAAATGGACAAATCAGTGAAGGCTGCTGGAAATTACTCTCCAACTGTCTCGTTGTAATAGTTCTTGTTCCATTCCCATGCATCCAGCTGTGATTCAGAAGACTCTGTACCCTTTTCACATTTTGTAACGTCTTGTCTTCCCAAGAAATACATTTCAGTGATGTCCTTCCCCCCATTCCACTGTCTGCGTCCTGTGTCTGTagtatgcacattttgtctctGATGAGTTTTGAAGGACCCTGTAGAATGCCTGCTGATCTCTAATGCTAGATTTTCCTCAGGACTGTGATATTCAAGAGAAGATGGACTTTGAGATGCGAATGAGAGCGGGCGCATACAAGCTTCTGGTTGCCAGCACCAAGAGAGAACAAATTCTTGATGCAGCCAAAAGCCTGATAACCTGCAATGCAAGAATCAAAGCCTACATGGCTGAGGCACAGAGGAGGAAGGAACAGCAGGACATGGCGGAGAATCTTAGGAGGAGGTCTGATCTTCTCATTATTCCTGAAAATGGCTGTGgacacatttcacacaaaatgtaacaGTTTTATGTCAGAAGACTAACGGACTAATTCTTATAAAATGGCTTTGTTTTACAGATCCTTGGACTCTCAGAATCGAGTGGCTTGTAAAGGCAAAGTAGCTATATCTGGTAAGATATAATCGTTATTTATATAAGCAtagatatgtatataaatacttACATAGATATAATACTTGTTGTTTTTGCTCAGTCTTTGATATAAAATGTAAGTTCATGGTCGATTTTCCTCTCTTGTTCTTGTTTGTCTCACTTAGGTCTACGAATCCCACTGTTTTGGAAGGATTCTGAACATTTCAGCAACAAAGGGAGTGAGTGCTCTAtatggttttttttgtttgtttgttttttttttctgtttattcctTTTTCCCGAATACATATCGACTATAAGCACATACTGTGCCATTTTATACAAAGACTTTTCAGTGCTGCTTTTCTTTTGCTATACAGTAATGTAATTGGCATGAGAGAACCACTCTGATTTTGATTTTGCactatggtgtgtgtgtgtagacaaGATTGTAGCAGTTTGCTGTGCATTTGCTAACTTGTTAACAAATTGGAGAGAAcactttaaggggaattccaccgattgtTAAAAAGTCTTGATAATTTGACCATTAAAATGTAGATAAATCCATGTACAGTGGctttatgtgaaatggttcattgtagataaATTTACTGACTCTTTTTATAATGGAAGTGATGGGTACCATGGGTCACAGTgtaatgcaaatattttattaattaatacacatcttttcattttttaaaaagtaaagttggtgataataaaataagcgatgaaatgtggaaaaaaaaacgtttgTCATACAAAGCCCTCCATGTACCACTCCCagataaatggattaaaaaaaatacattttagattaAAACATTTGACAAGTATTGTAAAGCAACATCTGAGGCATCAGGCagagtattcataaccatttcacatatGTTTTTGTGAAGTAGATTTTAGATGCATTAATCTCTTCAGATGTCTTgtttctatcaccaccgctCTGAACAAGTACGATTAtacatttcatgtcaaaccatggatttgtttacattttaacaatcCTTTTAGCAGTggaaattcagaaaaataagCGGGATTGCCCTTTACGAAAGATGTTCCACAGCTGTTAATTGTCTCCGTTGTAATGCTTAAATAGATTTAAgacttttatttgatttaagtTTGGGGTCACATCGACACAATGTACCCTTCATGCGCTAAGTGCTTATACGTCCCTGACAAACTCCAAAGGTGGTTTGAGGGATCTGACCTCAGTGTGTCTCTGATTGGACCCTCGTTCACACCTGTAGTTTATGTGCACTTATGATCAGATCACAttaatgccaagtgtaaagtgtaTTATTTGCCAAAATGAGTGGTCATTCTGTTTGTATTCAGTACGTACATAAACAACTTTTAAATCTGAgcatatatttagaaaataaatattttaggcAGGAATTatggtgtttttttaaattgatgttaagaaataaattttttttccacacataATGCATAATCACATATTAAATCCATCAAACAGATTCTCAACGTATGGCAGTTTT is drawn from Pygocentrus nattereri isolate fPygNat1 chromosome 10, fPygNat1.pri, whole genome shotgun sequence and contains these coding sequences:
- the znf365 gene encoding protein ZNF365 translates to MQQKLCTRNTTLFVENGLACGAGAPSQLPFRCPRCGEHERFHSLAALRAHLEYSHTYHTHPRHDLSLPNSRGHSYPDCAEDGKRAIAKTQTTKDAGTDTHSLGRGEHKLPFSSDPPPPEQCQEGPLSPEKSAACGETPVGTELLSAPVASVGQRLEGMMRTANSSMERRLLRLSSELAQTDTALLCERAHSHHLAQERQEVLERERALSRQVDAAVMVIATLKQQLSMSEHELERRKQEVITIQKFLEAAAQHEMCGKVRLRRFIESLLRRIALAERLLEYYQSTPHQHYCTAHPGPPSADIGPQRITKSRSTGEQLVHDEEQAHECHSGWEASRVSGERLGHQGWLQRSRSDGYEV